A genomic region of Caulobacter sp. NIBR2454 contains the following coding sequences:
- a CDS encoding cation diffusion facilitator family transporter produces the protein MKATMGHDHHHGHNHQHGHGHDHGHSHAHGHHHHAPTDFGRAFAIGVALNLAFVIVEAAAGLWTNSLALLADAGHNLSDVLGLILAWVAVELAKRAPTARRTYGLRKGTILASLANAATLIFAIGAIAWEAVRRFSDPQPIEAGPVMVVAAIGVAINTGTALMFMKGSKGDLNIRGAFLHMAADAAVSAGVIVAALVMSVTSWVWIDPVVSLVIVLVILLGTWGLLRDSLDLALDAAPRDIDPTAVRAWLESLPGVTEVHDLHIWALSTTETALTAHITRPEGDDGDTFLHEACSGLNNKFRIGHATLQVERGGAVDCRLAPAHVV, from the coding sequence ATGAAGGCGACCATGGGCCACGATCACCATCACGGACACAACCATCAACACGGGCACGGCCATGACCACGGGCACAGCCATGCCCACGGTCACCATCATCACGCCCCGACAGACTTTGGCCGCGCCTTCGCCATCGGCGTCGCGCTGAACCTGGCGTTCGTGATCGTGGAGGCGGCGGCGGGACTCTGGACCAACTCCCTCGCCCTTCTGGCGGACGCCGGGCACAACCTGTCCGACGTTCTGGGCCTGATCCTAGCCTGGGTGGCGGTCGAGCTGGCCAAGCGCGCGCCGACCGCGCGCCGCACCTATGGACTGCGCAAGGGCACCATCCTGGCGTCGCTGGCCAACGCCGCGACCCTGATCTTCGCGATCGGGGCCATCGCCTGGGAGGCGGTGCGTCGCTTCTCTGACCCACAACCGATCGAGGCCGGCCCGGTCATGGTGGTGGCCGCCATCGGGGTGGCGATCAACACCGGCACGGCCCTGATGTTCATGAAAGGCAGCAAGGGCGACCTGAATATCCGCGGCGCCTTCCTGCACATGGCCGCCGACGCCGCCGTCTCCGCCGGGGTGATCGTGGCCGCCCTGGTCATGAGCGTGACCAGCTGGGTCTGGATCGACCCCGTCGTAAGCTTGGTGATCGTGCTGGTCATTCTGCTCGGCACCTGGGGCCTGTTGCGCGACAGCCTCGACCTCGCCCTGGACGCCGCTCCGCGCGATATCGACCCCACGGCTGTCCGCGCCTGGCTGGAGAGCCTGCCTGGCGTGACGGAGGTGCATGACCTGCACATCTGGGCCTTGAGCACGACCGAGACAGCGCTGACCGCGCACATCACGAGGCCGGAGGGCGATGACGGCGACACCTTCCTGCACGAAGCCTGCTCCGGCCTGAACAACAAGTTCCGCATCGGCCACGCAACCCTGCAGGTGGAGCGCGGCGGCGCGGTGGACTGCCGCCTGGCCCCGGCGCACGTGGTTTGA
- a CDS encoding ABC transporter ATP-binding protein, which yields MTDAAAPETTNRDLARRVFETYLRPRWRGLAVAVGCAVLVAILTGALAQVLNPAINDLLVTRKPGALVIIPLTIVVLALGRAAAQVVQATLVNRIGHGMVGDVQTELFGKLVRADLARLRAAHSGQFVSSVLYDAGLIREAATSGIVNYTQHALTVAAMVVVMLINDWSLTLIVLLAGPIASAVMRRFSKKTTKAAKGAMAETSALSTAVMESLDGVRVVKIENREAFEEGRVAEVIQRRQTHIIKGANARAQAAPTTEALMTIITAGVLAYAGWRASSGAMNVGAFTAFLVALAAASQSLRQLANLQTVMAEGLTAGRRLFSALDVEPEVRDAPTAVTLDDKGQFSITFEKVSFAYGSHASALDGVSLKAARGETVALVGPSGGGKSTLLNLIPRFYDVGAGRVTIDGRDIRDFTMASLRSRIGLVTQEPFLFDDTIRANIAYARPDATQAEIEEAARQAAAHEFIVTLANGYDTRVGEAGARLSGGQRQRIAIARAFLKDAPILLLDEATSALDTESEAKVQAALERLMAGRTTLMIAHRLSTVRHADRIYVIDAGKVVEEGTHVSLVRRGGLYSRLALAQNLDAAPEPQG from the coding sequence ATGACTGACGCCGCAGCGCCCGAGACGACCAACCGCGACCTGGCCCGGCGCGTGTTTGAAACCTACCTGCGTCCGCGCTGGCGAGGCCTGGCCGTAGCCGTCGGCTGCGCCGTGCTGGTGGCGATCCTGACCGGCGCCCTGGCCCAGGTATTGAACCCCGCCATCAACGATCTGCTGGTGACCCGCAAGCCGGGCGCGCTGGTGATCATACCGTTGACGATCGTGGTTCTGGCGCTGGGCCGCGCCGCCGCGCAGGTGGTTCAGGCCACTCTCGTGAACCGGATCGGCCACGGCATGGTGGGGGATGTGCAGACTGAACTGTTCGGCAAGCTGGTCCGCGCCGACCTCGCACGTCTGCGCGCCGCGCACTCCGGCCAGTTCGTCTCGTCCGTGCTCTATGACGCCGGCCTGATCCGCGAGGCGGCGACCAGCGGGATCGTCAACTATACCCAGCACGCCCTGACCGTGGCGGCCATGGTCGTGGTCATGCTGATCAACGACTGGTCCCTGACCCTGATCGTCCTGCTGGCCGGGCCGATCGCCAGCGCGGTGATGCGCCGGTTTTCCAAGAAGACCACCAAGGCCGCCAAAGGGGCCATGGCCGAGACCTCCGCCCTGTCCACGGCCGTCATGGAAAGCCTGGACGGCGTGCGGGTGGTGAAGATCGAGAACCGCGAAGCCTTCGAGGAAGGCCGCGTCGCCGAGGTGATCCAACGCCGCCAGACCCACATCATCAAGGGCGCCAACGCCCGCGCCCAGGCCGCTCCTACCACCGAAGCCCTGATGACCATCATCACCGCCGGCGTCCTGGCCTATGCGGGCTGGCGCGCCAGCAGTGGGGCGATGAACGTCGGCGCCTTCACCGCCTTCCTGGTCGCCCTGGCCGCCGCGTCGCAGAGCCTGCGCCAGCTGGCCAACCTGCAGACCGTGATGGCCGAAGGCCTCACCGCCGGCCGCCGCCTGTTCTCGGCCCTGGATGTTGAGCCGGAGGTGCGCGACGCGCCCACCGCCGTCACCCTGGACGACAAGGGTCAGTTCTCGATCACCTTCGAGAAGGTCAGCTTCGCCTATGGCAGCCACGCCAGCGCCCTGGACGGGGTCTCGCTGAAGGCCGCGCGGGGCGAGACCGTCGCCCTGGTCGGCCCGTCCGGCGGCGGCAAGAGCACCCTGCTGAACCTGATACCGCGCTTCTATGACGTGGGGGCGGGCCGGGTGACCATCGATGGGCGCGATATTCGCGACTTCACCATGGCGTCCCTGCGCAGCCGCATCGGCCTGGTGACCCAGGAGCCGTTCCTGTTCGACGACACCATCCGCGCCAACATCGCCTACGCCCGGCCCGACGCCACCCAGGCCGAGATCGAGGAAGCGGCCAGGCAGGCGGCGGCGCACGAGTTCATCGTCACCCTGGCCAATGGATATGACACCCGCGTTGGCGAGGCCGGCGCGCGCCTGTCCGGCGGCCAACGCCAGCGCATCGCCATCGCTCGCGCCTTCCTGAAGGACGCCCCCATCCTGCTGCTGGATGAGGCGACCAGCGCCCTCGATACCGAAAGCGAAGCCAAGGTCCAGGCGGCGCTGGAACGGCTAATGGCTGGGCGCACCACCCTGATGATCGCCCACCGCCTGTCCACCGTGCGCCACGCCGACCGCATCTATGTCATCGACGCGGGCAAGGTGGTCGAGGAAGGGACCCACGTGTCCCTGGTCCGCCGCGGCGGCCTCTATTCGCGCCTGGCCCTGGCCCAGAACCTGGACGCCGCGCCGGAGCCCCAAGGTTGA
- a CDS encoding 3-deoxy-D-manno-octulosonic acid transferase: MSASRHLRLYRAATGLLEPVAPLVLRARTLRGKEDSGRLGERLGRASVARPDGKLVWLHGASVGESLSLLPLIEGLRKARPDLSILVTSGTATSAAMLRMRLPEGVIHQFIPVDAPKAVSRFLDHWRPSLGVFVESELWPNLITQADARKIRLALVSARVTEKSAAGWRKAPDMARELIGAFSLVLAQDDLTASRLGEFGASDDGRLNLKLVGAPLPADEAELKKLKKAVGKRPVLLAASTHPGEDEIILTAFKSLGGDALLILVPRHVERANAIIELARERGFAVGKRSAGDLLGTDPIYVADTLGELGLWFRMARGAFIGGSLIEGPGGHNPVEPAQLGCPAITGPFVDNWRSVYSPLVKNGVATVVRTANDLTAAFYALLKEPKMAKARAERALAMIGDEREVLEAAVRRLAMQVP; this comes from the coding sequence TTGAGCGCGTCCCGACACCTGCGTCTGTACCGTGCCGCGACCGGTCTTCTTGAGCCCGTCGCGCCGCTGGTGCTGCGGGCGCGCACCCTGCGCGGCAAGGAGGACTCCGGTCGCCTTGGTGAGCGCCTGGGCCGAGCCAGCGTCGCCCGCCCGGACGGCAAGCTGGTCTGGCTGCACGGCGCCAGCGTGGGCGAGAGCCTGTCGCTGCTGCCGCTGATCGAAGGCCTGCGCAAGGCGCGGCCGGACCTGTCGATCCTCGTCACCTCCGGCACCGCAACCTCGGCGGCCATGCTGCGTATGCGCCTGCCAGAAGGCGTGATCCATCAGTTCATTCCGGTGGACGCGCCCAAGGCTGTCTCCCGCTTCCTCGATCACTGGCGGCCGTCGCTGGGCGTGTTCGTCGAGAGCGAGTTGTGGCCCAACCTGATCACCCAGGCCGACGCGCGGAAGATCCGCCTGGCCCTGGTCTCGGCCCGCGTGACCGAGAAGAGCGCCGCCGGCTGGCGCAAGGCGCCAGACATGGCGCGCGAACTGATCGGGGCGTTCAGCCTGGTCCTGGCGCAGGATGACCTGACCGCAAGCCGCCTGGGCGAGTTTGGGGCCAGCGACGATGGCCGCCTGAACCTCAAGCTGGTGGGCGCGCCCCTGCCGGCCGACGAGGCGGAGCTGAAAAAGCTCAAGAAAGCTGTCGGCAAGCGGCCGGTGCTGCTCGCCGCCTCGACCCACCCGGGTGAGGACGAGATCATTCTCACCGCGTTCAAATCCCTGGGCGGCGACGCCCTGTTGATCCTGGTTCCGCGCCATGTGGAACGGGCCAACGCCATCATCGAACTGGCCCGCGAGCGCGGCTTCGCGGTCGGCAAGCGCAGCGCGGGCGACCTGCTCGGGACCGACCCGATCTATGTGGCCGATACCCTGGGCGAGCTTGGCCTGTGGTTCCGCATGGCGCGCGGAGCCTTCATCGGCGGCAGCCTGATCGAGGGACCTGGCGGCCACAATCCAGTGGAGCCGGCGCAGCTCGGCTGCCCGGCGATCACCGGGCCGTTCGTGGATAATTGGCGGTCGGTCTATTCGCCGCTGGTCAAGAACGGCGTGGCCACGGTGGTCCGCACCGCCAACGATCTGACCGCCGCCTTCTACGCCCTGCTCAAGGAGCCGAAGATGGCCAAGGCGCGCGCCGAGCGGGCCCTGGCCATGATCGGCGACGAGCGCGAGGTGCTGGAGGCCGCCGTCCGCCGCCTGGCCATGCAGGTCCCATGA
- a CDS encoding DUF4170 domain-containing protein — translation MCAMSDKQLLHIVVGGELKDVAGTEFRDLSQVEFVGAYPNYEEAHKAWKAKAQATVDNAHARYFIIHAHKLLDPSL, via the coding sequence ATCTGCGCAATGAGCGACAAACAACTCCTGCATATCGTCGTCGGCGGCGAACTGAAGGATGTGGCCGGCACCGAATTCCGCGACCTATCCCAGGTCGAATTCGTCGGCGCCTATCCCAACTACGAAGAAGCCCACAAGGCCTGGAAGGCGAAAGCCCAGGCGACTGTGGACAACGCCCACGCTCGCTACTTCATCATCCACGCCCACAAGCTGCTGGACCCCAGCCTCTAA
- a CDS encoding lysophospholipid acyltransferase family protein — MRPLRNPVVVRILAAIFAGYMRLVFATLRWSREGQEVADAVAARNGETGLILCFWHARIPIAPPAWPPSPERQPMRALISQSADGEFIAQAVERIGFPAIRGSSKKKSDPAKNKGGEQALREMVQWVRDGGGMAVTPDGPRGPAEVMQLGVGALARMTGAPVLLLGVACEPCLRLGTWDGTILPLPFARAAMVWDGPFAPARKDNDADLVADWGARLTAVTQRAEAILANRP; from the coding sequence TTGAGGCCCCTGCGCAATCCGGTCGTGGTCCGCATCCTGGCCGCGATCTTCGCCGGCTACATGCGTCTCGTCTTCGCCACCCTGCGCTGGAGCCGCGAAGGCCAGGAGGTGGCTGACGCGGTGGCCGCCCGGAACGGCGAGACCGGCCTGATCCTTTGTTTCTGGCACGCCCGCATACCCATCGCGCCGCCGGCGTGGCCGCCGTCTCCCGAGCGTCAGCCGATGCGGGCCTTGATATCGCAATCGGCCGACGGCGAGTTCATCGCCCAAGCCGTGGAGCGTATCGGCTTTCCCGCCATTCGTGGTTCGTCGAAGAAGAAGAGCGATCCGGCCAAGAACAAGGGCGGCGAACAGGCCCTGCGCGAGATGGTCCAGTGGGTGCGCGACGGCGGCGGGATGGCGGTCACCCCCGATGGTCCTCGCGGTCCGGCGGAGGTCATGCAGCTGGGCGTCGGCGCGCTGGCCCGCATGACAGGCGCTCCGGTTCTGCTGCTGGGCGTGGCCTGCGAGCCCTGCCTGCGGCTGGGGACCTGGGACGGGACGATCCTGCCTTTGCCCTTCGCTCGTGCGGCGATGGTGTGGGACGGCCCCTTCGCGCCCGCGCGAAAGGACAACGACGCCGACCTGGTCGCTGACTGGGGCGCACGCCTGACCGCGGTCACGCAACGGGCCGAGGCGATACTGGCGAACCGCCCCTGA
- a CDS encoding 3'(2'),5'-bisphosphate nucleotidase CysQ — protein MEDLALIRTAALEAGKLALEMRAAGLKIWNKEGGSPVTDADLAVDTLLRERLLAARPDYGWLSEETVDDPERLARRRLFCVDPIDGTAAYLKDKPWFSVCIAVVGDGAPACGVVYAPALDEMFEAVAGQGATLNGGQIHASATADLENSAMLGDARMFAHPAWPQPWPPMRIESRNSVAYRMCLVADGRFDAAVALSPKNEWDLAAADLIVREAGGMATDHFGRPFTYNAPIPQAPSVICAAPTLHPLILNRVAHIGRA, from the coding sequence ATCGAGGACCTCGCCCTCATCCGCACAGCGGCGCTGGAGGCGGGGAAGCTGGCGCTGGAGATGCGCGCGGCGGGCCTGAAGATCTGGAACAAGGAAGGCGGCTCGCCCGTCACCGACGCGGATCTGGCGGTGGACACGCTGCTGCGCGAACGCCTGCTGGCGGCGCGGCCGGACTACGGCTGGCTGTCCGAAGAGACGGTGGATGATCCCGAGCGCCTCGCGAGGCGGCGGCTGTTCTGCGTCGACCCCATCGATGGAACCGCCGCTTACCTGAAGGACAAGCCCTGGTTCAGCGTCTGCATCGCCGTGGTCGGCGACGGGGCGCCGGCCTGTGGGGTGGTCTATGCTCCGGCGCTGGACGAGATGTTCGAGGCCGTCGCCGGTCAAGGGGCGACCCTGAATGGCGGACAGATCCACGCCAGCGCGACCGCCGACCTGGAAAACAGCGCCATGCTGGGCGATGCCCGCATGTTCGCCCACCCCGCCTGGCCGCAACCCTGGCCGCCCATGCGGATCGAAAGCCGCAACTCGGTGGCCTATCGCATGTGCCTGGTGGCCGACGGCCGGTTCGACGCCGCCGTCGCCCTGTCGCCCAAGAACGAATGGGACCTGGCGGCCGCCGATCTGATCGTGCGGGAAGCGGGCGGAATGGCCACCGACCATTTTGGCCGGCCCTTCACCTACAACGCGCCGATTCCGCAGGCGCCCAGCGTCATTTGCGCCGCGCCGACGCTTCACCCATTGATCCTTAACCGGGTCGCGCATATCGGACGCGCGTAA
- a CDS encoding metal-dependent hydrolase family protein — translation MKRILAAGVALVALAATSAYAAPVYVQAGRLLADPATGKVETNKTVVIENGRVLRIEDGFTGEGANVVDLKDSFVLPGLIDSHVHLTSEQGPNSRLNEVTQSSAEQAMVGARYAKKTLKAGFTTVADLGAENQAIFALRKATANGDVAGPRIIASGSAVSVHGGHGDINGFSEDVMHVLRPESVCSGVEDCRRAVREQVWKGADIIKITATGGVLSNTAAGLAQQFQEDELASIVESAHRMGRQVTAHAHGVDGINAFLKAGGDSIEHGTYLDDQSIALFKKNGAYLVPTLMAGDFVARIAASPGNFFTPAQTAKALEAGPKMLDMARKAHNGGVKIAFGTDSGVSAHGDNAGEFALLVKAGLTPLEAIQTATVNAAAHFKMSNEIGSLAAGKAGDLIAVKGDPLKDVTELTRVSFVMKGGVAY, via the coding sequence ATGAAACGCATTCTCGCCGCCGGCGTCGCCCTCGTGGCCCTCGCCGCCACCTCCGCATACGCCGCGCCCGTCTACGTCCAGGCCGGCCGCCTGCTGGCCGATCCGGCCACCGGCAAGGTCGAAACCAACAAGACCGTGGTCATCGAGAACGGCCGCGTCCTGCGGATCGAGGACGGCTTCACGGGCGAAGGCGCCAACGTCGTCGACCTGAAGGACAGCTTCGTCCTGCCGGGCCTGATCGACAGCCACGTCCACCTGACCAGCGAGCAGGGCCCCAACAGCCGTCTGAACGAGGTCACCCAGTCCTCGGCCGAGCAGGCCATGGTCGGCGCCCGCTACGCCAAGAAAACCCTGAAAGCCGGCTTCACGACCGTCGCCGACCTGGGCGCCGAGAACCAGGCGATCTTTGCGCTGCGCAAGGCCACCGCCAACGGCGACGTGGCCGGCCCGCGCATCATCGCGTCCGGCTCGGCCGTCTCGGTTCATGGCGGCCACGGCGACATCAACGGCTTCAGCGAGGACGTGATGCACGTCCTGCGGCCGGAATCTGTCTGCTCCGGCGTCGAGGACTGCCGCCGCGCCGTGCGCGAGCAGGTCTGGAAGGGCGCGGACATCATCAAGATCACCGCCACCGGCGGCGTGCTGTCCAACACCGCCGCGGGCTTGGCCCAGCAGTTCCAGGAAGACGAGCTGGCCTCGATCGTCGAGAGCGCCCACCGCATGGGTCGTCAGGTGACCGCCCACGCCCATGGCGTCGACGGCATCAACGCTTTCCTCAAGGCTGGCGGCGATTCCATCGAGCACGGCACCTATCTCGACGACCAGTCCATCGCCCTGTTCAAGAAGAACGGCGCCTATCTGGTCCCGACCTTGATGGCTGGCGACTTCGTGGCCCGCATCGCCGCCAGCCCGGGCAACTTCTTCACGCCCGCCCAGACGGCCAAGGCCCTCGAAGCCGGCCCCAAGATGCTGGACATGGCCCGCAAGGCCCACAACGGCGGCGTGAAGATCGCCTTCGGCACCGACAGCGGCGTCTCCGCCCACGGCGACAACGCCGGCGAGTTCGCCCTGCTGGTCAAGGCCGGCCTGACCCCGCTCGAGGCCATCCAAACGGCGACCGTCAACGCCGCCGCGCACTTCAAGATGAGCAATGAAATCGGTTCGCTCGCCGCCGGCAAGGCGGGCGACCTGATCGCGGTGAAGGGTGACCCGCTCAAGGACGTCACCGAGCTGACGCGCGTTTCCTTCGTGATGAAGGGCGGCGTCGCCTACTAG
- the lpxK gene encoding tetraacyldisaccharide 4'-kinase yields MKLSTPRWWYVRERPPMRVTRAVLTPISWIWAAVTARKIADASPVDPGVPVICVGNLTVGGVGKTPIVREIARLLKARGVEAHGLSRGYGGKLAGPARVDCTRHTAADVGDEPLMLAGDMPFWIARDRPAGAKAAAEAGAKVVVMDDGHQNPSLKKTLSLVVVDGETRNGEWPFGDGAVFPAGPMREPLKAGLARADSVVVLLPVDLPAANPELLALFEGRPVFVARLEPAAPPPTGPQVGFAGVGKPWKVERALVAAGCDLKDFAPFPDHGAYDEATLEALARRAEDFEAGLVTTEKDWVRLPAEWRARIKAWPVRARFEDEAAISAMLTAAVAS; encoded by the coding sequence ATGAAGCTATCGACGCCCCGCTGGTGGTACGTGCGTGAACGCCCGCCCATGCGTGTGACGCGGGCGGTGCTGACGCCAATCTCCTGGATCTGGGCGGCGGTGACGGCGCGCAAGATCGCCGACGCCTCGCCCGTCGATCCGGGCGTCCCGGTCATCTGCGTGGGCAACCTGACGGTCGGCGGCGTCGGCAAGACGCCTATTGTCCGCGAGATCGCTCGACTGCTGAAGGCCCGAGGCGTGGAGGCTCACGGCCTTTCTCGCGGTTATGGCGGAAAGCTGGCCGGGCCGGCTCGCGTGGATTGCACCCGCCATACCGCCGCCGATGTGGGCGATGAGCCCCTGATGCTGGCGGGGGATATGCCCTTTTGGATCGCCCGCGACCGCCCGGCGGGCGCCAAGGCCGCCGCCGAGGCTGGCGCGAAGGTCGTGGTCATGGATGACGGCCACCAGAACCCCTCCCTGAAGAAGACCCTGTCGTTGGTCGTGGTCGATGGTGAGACCCGCAACGGTGAGTGGCCCTTTGGCGACGGGGCGGTGTTTCCTGCTGGGCCGATGCGCGAGCCGTTGAAGGCGGGGCTCGCCCGCGCGGATTCGGTCGTCGTCCTGCTACCTGTCGACCTGCCCGCCGCTAATCCCGAGCTTCTGGCGCTTTTCGAGGGAAGGCCCGTGTTCGTCGCACGGTTGGAGCCGGCGGCTCCGCCCCCGACCGGACCGCAGGTGGGCTTCGCGGGAGTCGGCAAGCCGTGGAAGGTTGAGCGCGCCCTGGTCGCGGCCGGCTGTGACCTGAAGGATTTCGCGCCGTTCCCGGATCATGGCGCCTATGACGAGGCCACGCTCGAGGCCCTGGCTCGCCGCGCCGAGGATTTCGAAGCCGGCCTGGTGACGACCGAAAAGGATTGGGTGCGCCTGCCAGCCGAATGGCGGGCTCGCATCAAGGCCTGGCCGGTGCGAGCCAGGTTCGAGGACGAAGCGGCGATCAGCGCCATGCTGACCGCCGCCGTCGCGTCCTAG
- a CDS encoding TldD/PmbA family protein, translating to MDQNLLNDVIGAALKAGADAAEAVFAERQSLSVNVRMGDLEEVEREEAQDLGVRVFVGKRQAVVSGSDLSSEGRRKLIERAVAMARLAPEDPYAGFAPQDRLAKGPHADLDLYDAYEPSAESLEDQARIAEAAARAVEGVTNSDGGSAAWSASNWLMATSAGFVGDHRATGFSLSASAIAGEGAAMERGGEGRSLRHSADLPAADAIGTEAGRRAAARLGARKIESTTAPVIFENRLAVSLLSPLIGAISGPAVARGVSFLKDKLGQQLFAKGVDLIDDPHVVRGLGSSPFDDEGVLNRRMALIEDGVLTTWLLNSAAARQLGMETTGHASRGLAGPPGVSTSNLTLQPGTDDLAALMKGAKSGLLVTSMFGPSLNGNTGDWSVGCSGVWFDNGEPAYPVTEITVAGNLIDIYARLVPGSDLEIRGSANSPSLLVDGLAIAGK from the coding sequence ATGGATCAAAACCTACTCAATGACGTGATCGGCGCGGCCCTCAAGGCCGGAGCCGACGCCGCCGAAGCCGTCTTCGCCGAGCGCCAGTCCCTTTCCGTGAATGTCCGCATGGGCGATCTGGAGGAGGTGGAGCGCGAAGAGGCCCAGGACCTGGGCGTCCGCGTTTTCGTGGGCAAGCGTCAGGCGGTCGTCTCCGGCTCGGACCTGTCGAGCGAAGGACGGCGCAAGCTGATCGAGCGGGCCGTGGCCATGGCCCGCCTTGCGCCCGAAGATCCCTATGCCGGCTTCGCCCCGCAGGACCGGCTGGCCAAGGGACCACACGCCGACCTCGATCTGTATGACGCCTATGAGCCCTCGGCGGAGTCGCTGGAGGACCAGGCCCGCATCGCTGAGGCCGCCGCGCGCGCGGTCGAAGGCGTGACCAATTCCGACGGCGGTTCGGCCGCGTGGTCGGCGTCCAACTGGCTGATGGCCACCAGCGCGGGCTTCGTAGGCGATCACCGCGCCACCGGCTTTTCCCTGTCCGCCTCGGCCATCGCCGGCGAAGGCGCGGCCATGGAGCGGGGCGGCGAAGGCCGCAGCCTGCGCCATTCGGCCGATCTGCCCGCCGCCGACGCCATCGGGACCGAGGCTGGCCGTCGCGCCGCCGCCCGGCTGGGCGCACGCAAGATCGAGTCGACCACCGCGCCGGTGATCTTCGAGAACCGTCTGGCCGTCTCCCTGCTCAGCCCGCTGATCGGCGCCATCTCCGGCCCCGCCGTGGCGCGCGGCGTGTCGTTCCTGAAGGACAAGCTAGGCCAGCAATTGTTCGCCAAGGGCGTCGACCTGATCGACGATCCGCATGTGGTGCGCGGCCTGGGCTCGTCGCCCTTCGACGATGAAGGCGTGCTCAACCGGCGCATGGCCCTGATCGAAGACGGCGTGCTGACCACGTGGCTGCTGAACAGCGCCGCCGCGCGCCAGCTGGGCATGGAGACCACCGGTCACGCCTCGCGCGGCCTCGCCGGGCCGCCAGGGGTTTCGACCTCGAACCTCACACTCCAGCCGGGAACCGACGACCTGGCCGCCCTGATGAAGGGCGCGAAATCGGGCCTGCTGGTCACCTCGATGTTCGGCCCGTCGTTGAACGGCAATACCGGCGACTGGTCGGTGGGCTGCTCGGGCGTGTGGTTCGACAACGGCGAGCCGGCCTATCCGGTCACTGAGATCACCGTCGCCGGCAACCTGATCGACATCTACGCGCGTCTGGTCCCCGGTTCGGACCTGGAAATCCGCGGCTCGGCCAATTCGCCGTCGCTGCTGGTCGACGGACTGGCGATCGCCGGTAAATGA
- a CDS encoding tyrosine-protein phosphatase, whose protein sequence is MPAYDLSSFGGRLRAYWDYWWKDHAFLRIGFQNAHWVSPELVRTNQPWPFQIARWKKQGIKTVVNLRGGYDGSFYALEKDACERLGLNFVDFVITSREAPIRERALGAKTLFETIEYPALIHCKSGADRAGIMSVFYAHYRLGLPIREAMKELSLRYLHVKQGKTGVLDYVFERYLTDGEPKGLTFTEWVESDAYDPVSMKADFRAGMLGSVLTEKLLRRE, encoded by the coding sequence TTGCCCGCTTACGACCTCTCCAGCTTCGGCGGCCGCCTGCGCGCCTATTGGGACTACTGGTGGAAGGATCACGCCTTCCTGCGCATCGGTTTCCAGAACGCCCATTGGGTCAGTCCCGAGCTGGTGCGCACCAACCAGCCCTGGCCGTTCCAGATCGCCCGCTGGAAAAAGCAGGGGATCAAGACGGTGGTGAACCTGCGCGGCGGCTACGACGGCTCGTTCTACGCCCTGGAGAAGGACGCCTGCGAACGGCTGGGGCTCAACTTCGTCGATTTCGTCATCACCAGCCGCGAGGCGCCGATCCGCGAGCGGGCGCTGGGCGCCAAGACGCTGTTCGAGACTATCGAATATCCGGCCCTGATTCACTGCAAGTCCGGGGCGGACCGGGCGGGGATCATGAGCGTGTTCTACGCCCACTATCGCCTTGGCCTGCCGATCCGCGAGGCCATGAAGGAGTTGTCCCTGCGCTACCTGCACGTGAAGCAGGGCAAGACGGGGGTGCTCGACTACGTGTTCGAGCGGTATCTGACGGATGGAGAGCCCAAGGGGCTGACCTTCACCGAGTGGGTCGAAAGCGACGCCTACGACCCGGTCTCGATGAAGGCCGATTTCCGCGCCGGCATGCTGGGCTCGGTGCTGACCGAAAAGCTGCTGCGGCGCGAGTAG